A region from the Bradyrhizobium erythrophlei genome encodes:
- the chpT gene encoding histidine phosphotransferase ChpT produces MSDTPSPGPAPDALELAALLCSRVCHDLISPVGAIVNGLEVLDDNPKPEDREFALDLIRKSAKTASARLQFCRLAFGAAGSAGAQIDLGDAQNMARGHLEDNKTSIAWNLPRVLLPKNRVKLLLNMMVIAQQTIPRGGVLTVDPIGEGEQIGFRVAASGLNARMPQNIADLLSAGSTHAVDAHAVQPYYTRLLAQACGLNVVLAPEGEAVVITAS; encoded by the coding sequence ATGTCTGACACCCCGTCTCCCGGTCCCGCCCCCGACGCCCTCGAGCTGGCGGCGCTGTTATGTTCGCGGGTTTGTCATGATCTCATCAGTCCGGTCGGCGCCATCGTCAATGGGCTCGAGGTCCTCGACGACAACCCCAAGCCCGAAGACCGCGAATTCGCGCTGGATTTGATCCGCAAGAGCGCCAAGACGGCGTCGGCGCGGTTGCAGTTCTGCCGGCTGGCGTTTGGCGCCGCGGGATCAGCGGGCGCGCAGATCGATCTCGGCGACGCGCAGAACATGGCGCGCGGTCACCTCGAAGACAACAAGACCTCGATCGCGTGGAACTTGCCGCGCGTGCTGTTGCCGAAGAACCGGGTCAAGCTGCTGCTGAACATGATGGTGATCGCGCAGCAGACGATACCGCGCGGTGGCGTGCTGACCGTCGATCCGATCGGCGAGGGTGAGCAAATCGGCTTTCGCGTCGCAGCCTCCGGGCTCAACGCGCGCATGCCGCAGAATATCGCCGATCTTCTGAGCGCGGGTTCGACGCATGCGGTCGATGCCCATGCAGTGCAGCCTTATTATACGCGGCTGCTGGCCCAGGCCTGCGGGCTGAATGTGGTGCTTGCGCCCGAGGGCGAGGCGGTGGTTATTACCGCTTCCTGA
- the cysQ gene encoding 3'(2'),5'-bisphosphate nucleotidase CysQ, with the protein MNKASSPTSVIESGAAAALLEPLTDLVIRAGAAILAVNRAVMRIEGKLDGSPVTEADLAADRIIAEGLARLAPQVPAVSEERVGLAKPAYDGSFFLIDPLDGTKEFLAGRDEYTVNVALVTDGIPVLGVIGAPALGLVWRGIVGRGAERLTRGEKSAPEPIHTRRLPARGKPWIAAVSRSHADCRTEAFIAERPGAIRKTLGSSVKFGRVAEGQADIYPRLAPTSEWDIAAGHAILTAAGGKITDAHGAALQFGKGGNGFIVPEFIAWGDPAAVE; encoded by the coding sequence ATGAATAAGGCAAGTTCCCCCACATCCGTGATCGAGAGCGGGGCTGCCGCCGCGCTGCTGGAACCCTTGACCGACCTCGTGATCCGGGCCGGAGCCGCGATTCTGGCCGTCAACCGGGCGGTGATGCGGATCGAGGGCAAGCTCGACGGATCGCCGGTGACCGAAGCCGACCTCGCCGCCGACCGGATCATCGCCGAAGGCCTGGCGCGGCTGGCGCCGCAGGTTCCGGCCGTGTCGGAAGAACGCGTCGGCCTGGCGAAGCCGGCTTACGATGGCAGCTTCTTCCTGATCGATCCGCTCGACGGAACCAAGGAATTTTTGGCCGGCCGCGACGAATATACCGTCAACGTCGCGCTGGTGACCGATGGAATACCCGTATTGGGCGTCATCGGTGCACCGGCGCTCGGGCTGGTCTGGCGCGGCATCGTCGGCCGGGGCGCGGAACGGCTGACGCGCGGCGAAAAGTCCGCGCCTGAGCCGATCCATACCCGCAGGCTCCCGGCGCGCGGAAAACCCTGGATCGCCGCGGTCAGCCGCTCGCATGCCGACTGCCGCACCGAAGCCTTCATCGCGGAAAGGCCCGGCGCGATCCGCAAAACCCTGGGATCATCGGTCAAGTTCGGCCGGGTGGCGGAGGGGCAAGCCGATATCTATCCGCGCCTCGCGCCGACATCCGAATGGGATATCGCGGCCGGCCACGCCATCCTCACCGCCGCCGGCGGCAAGATTACGGATGCGCACGGGGCCGCCTTGCAATTCGGCAAAGGCGGCAACGGCTTCATCGTGCCGGAATTCATCGCCTGGGGCGATCCGGCGGCGGTAGAGTGA
- a CDS encoding RES family NAD+ phosphorylase translates to MRWEGTCYRAHDPKWAWSPISGAGAAAKGGRFNPIGTPALYLALTVEGMLVEMGHGFGHRFDPLTICSYNVDVDDIVDLRTDSGRAREAIDLASMACPWAYDLATGKLPASWEIAKSLIAKGAAGILSPSFATGARSDMANLILWRWGSDLPHKVEVHDPSGRLPKDQLSWS, encoded by the coding sequence TTGAGGTGGGAGGGGACGTGCTATCGAGCGCACGATCCCAAGTGGGCTTGGTCACCGATATCAGGAGCAGGAGCGGCCGCCAAAGGCGGGCGCTTTAATCCCATCGGCACTCCTGCACTATACCTCGCTTTGACAGTTGAAGGCATGCTCGTAGAGATGGGGCATGGTTTTGGCCACCGTTTTGATCCCCTGACGATCTGCAGTTACAATGTTGACGTTGATGACATCGTCGATCTGCGCACGGACTCCGGGCGGGCGCGAGAGGCGATCGACCTTGCGTCCATGGCTTGTCCATGGGCGTATGATCTGGCAACCGGCAAGCTCCCAGCATCCTGGGAGATAGCAAAATCGCTGATCGCGAAGGGAGCGGCTGGAATCCTGTCGCCATCATTTGCGACAGGTGCCCGGTCCGACATGGCAAATCTAATTCTGTGGCGATGGGGATCTGATTTGCCGCACAAGGTCGAAGTGCACGATCCAAGTGGACGGCTCCCCAAGGATCAGTTGTCCTGGTCCTGA
- a CDS encoding MbcA/ParS/Xre antitoxin family protein: MVVTFLDSKGHISVGRVAKRFGMSKVQLAETIGLKPETIYRAARLEAPKTQTRATEMLEIIGRIADWAGGEKQAMAWYRAEPIAAFGGRTAESLVKDGKASAVRDYLDHVATGGFA, encoded by the coding sequence TTGGTGGTGACCTTCCTGGATTCCAAGGGCCACATTTCCGTGGGGCGTGTAGCGAAGCGCTTTGGCATGTCCAAGGTACAACTTGCGGAGACCATTGGCCTAAAGCCGGAAACCATCTATCGCGCCGCTCGCCTGGAGGCACCTAAAACACAGACGCGCGCCACGGAGATGTTGGAAATTATTGGCCGGATTGCTGACTGGGCCGGGGGCGAAAAGCAGGCCATGGCCTGGTATCGAGCGGAGCCAATCGCAGCTTTTGGTGGCCGGACAGCCGAGTCTCTTGTGAAAGACGGCAAAGCGTCCGCCGTTCGTGATTATCTCGATCACGTGGCGACGGGCGGCTTCGCTTGA
- a CDS encoding YHS domain-containing (seleno)protein, with the protein MTAQRQERNGSRPRKGFRPGIALIDLLAGLVLVSLAAAGFSGSAARAATTERVVVNRFTGLAIEGYDPVAYFVDARPEIGLQDFEASQAGAVWRFRNEGNRASFVAHPEIYGPQFGGYDPVDLARGVTVAGNPRFFQIAGQRLYLFSREENRDSFAADAARVLREANARWPQLEQDLAQ; encoded by the coding sequence ATGACGGCACAACGGCAGGAAAGAAACGGCTCTCGGCCCCGAAAAGGCTTTCGCCCCGGAATAGCCTTGATCGACCTGCTGGCCGGCCTGGTCCTGGTAAGCCTTGCCGCGGCGGGCTTTTCCGGTTCGGCGGCCCGGGCCGCCACCACCGAGCGGGTGGTGGTGAACCGCTTCACCGGGTTGGCCATCGAGGGCTACGATCCCGTTGCCTATTTTGTTGATGCCCGGCCCGAGATTGGTTTGCAGGATTTCGAGGCCTCGCAGGCAGGCGCGGTCTGGCGCTTCCGCAATGAAGGCAACCGCGCCTCCTTTGTCGCCCATCCCGAGATTTACGGTCCCCAGTTCGGCGGCTACGACCCGGTCGATCTGGCCCGCGGCGTCACGGTAGCCGGCAACCCGCGGTTCTTTCAGATAGCGGGACAGCGGCTCTATCTGTTCAGCCGCGAGGAGAACCGCGACAGCTTCGCGGCCGACGCCGCGCGCGTCCTGCGCGAAGCGAACGCTCGGTGGCCGCAGCTGGAGCAGGATCTGGCGCAGTAG
- a CDS encoding DUF1134 domain-containing protein, with translation MIFATRLAAVALAALMGWAVPASAQQAAPYQQPQVAPYQQPQAPPYQQPQQAPAYQESQQAPPQEAPPARQPSPNTYGPDELVGAGHRFFGNVSRGLASVIERAVSQWGLPNGYVLGEEGSGAFVAGLRYGEGTLYTKNAGDLRVYWQGPSVGFDWGGDGARTMTLVYNLPATNAIYQRFAGIDGSAYIVGGFGMTALTANNIVLVPIRSGIGLRLGANIGYLKFTPRATWNPF, from the coding sequence ATGATTTTCGCAACACGCCTTGCCGCGGTGGCGCTCGCCGCGCTGATGGGCTGGGCCGTGCCGGCTTCCGCGCAACAGGCGGCGCCGTATCAGCAGCCGCAGGTGGCGCCGTATCAGCAGCCGCAGGCACCGCCGTATCAGCAGCCACAGCAGGCTCCGGCATATCAGGAGTCACAGCAGGCACCGCCACAGGAAGCGCCGCCGGCGCGCCAGCCCAGCCCCAATACCTATGGACCGGACGAACTGGTCGGTGCGGGACACCGGTTCTTCGGCAACGTCTCGCGCGGCCTCGCTTCGGTGATCGAGCGCGCGGTCAGCCAATGGGGCCTGCCGAACGGCTATGTCCTGGGCGAGGAAGGCTCCGGCGCGTTCGTGGCCGGACTGCGATACGGCGAAGGTACGCTCTACACCAAGAATGCCGGCGATCTGCGGGTGTACTGGCAGGGACCGTCGGTCGGCTTCGACTGGGGCGGCGATGGCGCGCGCACCATGACGCTGGTCTATAATCTCCCCGCCACCAATGCGATCTACCAGCGCTTCGCCGGCATCGACGGCTCCGCTTATATTGTCGGCGGTTTCGGGATGACCGCATTGACGGCGAACAACATCGTGCTGGTGCCGATCCGCTCTGGAATCGGACTGCGGCTTGGCGCCAATATCGGCTACCTCAAATTCACGCCGCGCGCGACCTGGAACCCGTTCTGA
- a CDS encoding peroxidase family protein, protein MASRHSAIPRGLNATRSSLAQGRFGRMFRNVPPARFGATEADNIANLSALADAMTASLDGPKDDPDAEESGIPALYTYFGQFIDHDITFDPVSVLTKAQDPDGLVDFRTPALDLDNVYGRGPSDQPYMYDGNLKFLLGEPLKGAGVPDANDLPRFAGRALIGDPRNDENSIVSQLQGLFLRFHNRMVDDNAGLDFEALQQRVRFHYQYVVLNDFLPRIVSSAVLSDLRTGGRYDRSKLNYFHWKTWPFMPVEFSVACYRLGHSMIRPGYRLNDDDAMLLSIFPDKDFKNALTGFQTMAPGRAIDWGRFIDLDVRAYGKEGDDALPANKKRLQFAYRIDTSLVNPLSMLPPAVASNPPSLVLRNLERGWRLGLPSGQAVARAMHMTPLKDEEILIGKAVDKPDPGEDPVAINKIANGAFARNCPLWTYVLAEAAHHKTAVTIPVTGAPGPISTPQLGPVGGRIVAEVILGLLFGDNFSMLSLDPGWAPVTGPDFGLKDLVAYALGQGTALH, encoded by the coding sequence ATGGCTAGTCGTCATAGTGCGATCCCGCGGGGATTGAACGCCACACGCTCTTCACTTGCACAAGGCCGGTTCGGCCGCATGTTTCGAAACGTCCCACCCGCCAGATTCGGGGCAACGGAGGCAGACAATATTGCCAACCTCTCCGCGCTGGCCGACGCAATGACAGCGTCTTTGGATGGACCCAAGGATGACCCGGATGCCGAAGAGAGCGGCATCCCGGCGCTCTACACGTATTTCGGTCAATTCATCGATCACGACATCACCTTCGACCCCGTAAGCGTGCTGACCAAGGCCCAGGATCCCGACGGACTGGTCGATTTTCGGACGCCGGCGCTCGATCTCGACAATGTCTATGGACGCGGTCCATCCGACCAGCCCTATATGTACGACGGCAACCTGAAATTCCTGCTGGGCGAACCCCTGAAAGGCGCCGGCGTGCCCGACGCCAATGACCTGCCGAGGTTCGCCGGCCGCGCGCTGATCGGCGATCCCCGCAACGACGAGAACAGCATCGTATCGCAGTTGCAGGGGCTGTTTCTCCGGTTTCACAACCGCATGGTCGACGACAACGCCGGCCTCGACTTCGAAGCGCTGCAACAGCGCGTTCGCTTTCACTACCAATACGTCGTGCTGAACGACTTCCTGCCCCGCATCGTCAGCAGCGCGGTGCTGTCGGATCTCAGGACTGGCGGCCGTTACGATCGGAGCAAGCTCAATTACTTTCACTGGAAGACCTGGCCGTTCATGCCGGTCGAATTCTCGGTCGCCTGCTACCGGCTCGGCCACTCCATGATCCGCCCCGGCTATCGGTTGAACGATGACGACGCCATGCTGTTGTCGATCTTCCCGGACAAGGACTTCAAGAACGCGCTCACCGGCTTCCAGACCATGGCGCCCGGCCGCGCGATCGATTGGGGCCGTTTCATCGATCTCGATGTTCGGGCCTATGGCAAGGAAGGCGACGACGCGCTGCCCGCTAATAAGAAACGACTGCAGTTCGCCTACCGCATCGACACATCGCTCGTGAATCCGCTCAGCATGCTTCCGCCCGCGGTGGCGTCCAACCCGCCTTCGCTGGTGCTGCGAAATCTCGAACGCGGTTGGCGCCTGGGACTGCCGTCCGGACAGGCGGTGGCCAGGGCGATGCACATGACCCCGCTCAAGGACGAAGAGATCCTGATCGGCAAGGCGGTCGACAAGCCGGACCCCGGCGAGGATCCGGTCGCGATCAACAAAATCGCCAACGGCGCATTCGCCCGGAATTGCCCGCTTTGGACCTATGTGCTGGCGGAAGCCGCGCACCACAAGACGGCGGTCACCATTCCCGTGACCGGCGCACCCGGGCCGATCTCCACTCCCCAACTCGGACCCGTCGGCGGACGCATCGTCGCCGAAGTGATCCTGGGCCTGCTCTTCGGAGATAACTTCTCGATGCTGTCGCTTGATCCCGGTTGGGCTCCCGTAACCGGACCGGACTTCGGGCTCAAGGATCTGGTCGCCTATGCACTGGGCCAAGGAACGGCCTTGCACTGA
- a CDS encoding alkaline phosphatase family protein, with translation MLKQQTKRLRDRTVITAAILSLMGSNTYAVENGPMGGPHNNDRSTTSPIKHVIVIIGENRTFDHVFATYEPRPGERVDNLLSKGIINKDGSPGPNYAKAAQFSALDNNLYSNSPGQKTPYNNSTNRLQAPGTSYAPQTCYTTVEAAALNGPGCLSTLSEAARGDYGLRPQDLPLLTTGATGIAGNSPDTRILNSSNLPNGPYPLVQPVPGEKTNSLYATYGGSPVHRFYQMWQQLDCDATKVSRHNPSGCQADLFPWVEMTVSSGSNGSPPNPAKPLKEGDIAMGFYNVARGDAPYLTQLARDYTLNDNYHQAAMGGTYANHMMIGYADELYYADGKGDPATPNHVLVPGSNPPVYVDEVENPNPAPGTNNWYANDGYGGGSYTNCSDYTQPGVASIVNYLTAIHVPPNCAPHAYYLLNNYVPAYIGSGATDPINNGPFTLPPVIKQRHIGDQLSQANVSWAYFGERWNDFKTAPGEGTNFGSLDPIAYLYCNICNPFLYSASVMTNASARDTHLKDTLDLYDAIAKGDLPAVSFVKPSTFNDGHPSSSRLDLFESFSRRIIDQVKSNEELWESTAILVTVDEGGGYYDSGYVQPVDYFGDGTRIPMIVVSKYSQGGHVSHEYSDHASIPKFIERNWSLPKLSSHGRDNLPNPQTSDENPYVPQNRPAIGDLWGNFSFADHDHDHN, from the coding sequence ATGCTCAAGCAACAGACGAAACGTCTACGCGATCGCACGGTCATCACCGCGGCGATCTTGTCACTGATGGGATCGAATACTTACGCGGTCGAAAACGGCCCAATGGGCGGCCCTCATAACAACGACCGCAGCACCACGAGCCCTATCAAGCATGTAATTGTCATCATAGGCGAAAATCGCACCTTCGACCATGTGTTCGCGACCTACGAGCCGCGCCCCGGCGAGCGTGTCGACAATCTTCTTTCCAAGGGAATTATCAACAAGGACGGATCGCCCGGCCCGAACTACGCCAAGGCGGCGCAGTTCTCGGCGCTGGACAACAATCTCTATTCGAACAGCCCCGGTCAGAAGACGCCCTATAACAATTCGACCAACAGGCTGCAGGCGCCGGGCACCTCCTACGCACCCCAAACCTGCTATACCACGGTCGAAGCGGCGGCCCTCAACGGTCCGGGATGCCTTTCCACGCTCTCGGAAGCCGCCCGCGGCGACTACGGCCTGCGCCCGCAGGATCTGCCGCTGCTGACGACGGGTGCGACCGGCATCGCGGGCAATTCGCCCGACACCCGGATCCTGAATTCCAGCAACCTGCCGAACGGTCCCTATCCGCTGGTGCAGCCGGTGCCCGGCGAGAAGACCAACAGCCTTTATGCCACCTACGGCGGCAGCCCTGTGCATCGCTTCTATCAGATGTGGCAGCAACTCGACTGCGACGCCACCAAGGTCTCGCGGCACAATCCGAGCGGATGTCAGGCCGACCTCTTCCCCTGGGTCGAGATGACCGTCTCCTCCGGCAGCAATGGCAGCCCGCCCAACCCGGCGAAGCCGCTGAAGGAAGGCGATATCGCGATGGGCTTCTACAACGTCGCCAGGGGCGACGCGCCCTACCTGACGCAGCTGGCCCGCGACTACACACTCAACGATAACTACCACCAGGCGGCGATGGGTGGCACCTACGCCAACCACATGATGATCGGCTATGCCGACGAGTTGTATTACGCCGACGGCAAGGGCGATCCCGCCACCCCGAACCATGTGCTGGTTCCCGGTTCGAACCCGCCGGTCTATGTGGACGAGGTCGAGAATCCGAATCCCGCGCCGGGCACCAACAACTGGTACGCCAATGACGGATACGGCGGCGGCAGCTACACCAACTGCTCCGACTATACCCAGCCGGGCGTCGCCTCGATCGTCAACTATCTGACGGCCATCCACGTGCCGCCGAACTGCGCGCCGCACGCGTATTACCTGCTCAACAACTATGTCCCCGCTTACATCGGCAGCGGCGCCACCGATCCGATCAACAACGGCCCGTTCACCCTGCCGCCCGTCATCAAGCAGCGGCACATCGGCGATCAGCTCAGCCAGGCCAACGTGTCGTGGGCCTATTTCGGCGAACGCTGGAACGACTTCAAGACCGCCCCCGGCGAGGGCACCAATTTTGGATCGCTCGATCCGATCGCCTATCTCTATTGCAACATCTGCAATCCGTTCCTCTATTCCGCTTCCGTCATGACCAACGCCTCGGCGCGCGACACGCACCTGAAGGATACGCTCGATCTCTATGATGCGATCGCCAAGGGCGACCTGCCGGCGGTGTCGTTCGTCAAACCGAGCACCTTCAACGACGGCCATCCCTCCTCGTCCCGGCTCGACCTGTTCGAATCCTTCAGCCGTCGGATCATCGATCAGGTGAAGTCGAACGAAGAGCTGTGGGAATCCACCGCGATCCTGGTCACCGTGGACGAAGGCGGCGGCTACTACGACTCCGGTTACGTGCAGCCGGTCGACTATTTCGGCGACGGAACCCGTATTCCGATGATCGTCGTATCGAAATATTCGCAAGGCGGCCACGTGTCGCATGAATATTCCGATCATGCCTCGATCCCGAAATTCATCGAACGGAACTGGTCGCTTCCCAAGCTTTCGAGTCACGGCCGCGACAATCTGCCGAACCCGCAGACGTCGGACGAGAATCCCTATGTTCCGCAGAACCGCCCGGCGATCGGCGACCTCTGGGGCAATTTCTCATTCGCAGATCACGATCACGATCACAACTGA
- a CDS encoding tetratricopeptide repeat-containing sulfotransferase family protein, translating into MPSVQPRIGSASINEAQRAFANGDVATAERMCSELVARAADNGAAWALLTETALQRGRPDAAIVCADRAVALMPKDPIPLILRAKCLFVSGEARRSFEAAEAAAKLVGHVPEALDACGAIFGLLGLHKQAKEMFRRAVAARTGVPQYLFNLAATERMTGALEQAEAHCDAAIALDRHYGLAHYLRSDLRIQTADRNHVEEMETLIHGGRLARPSEVMLRFALGKEYEDLDLHGRAFDHVEAGCDLQHRSVAHDDAAGIAEIDRIIQTHTRSWIAAAPPGHSAAAPVFVAGLPRTGTTLVERIIASHPAMESVGETGAFAAEMRRSMSNSSAKAKPAEIGRRYVDAATAFRELQHVRFVDKTLQNYLYCGLIHAALPAARIILVQRHPLDACWAIYKAHFQGKFSFSYHQIELAEYYLAYRRLTRHWRTTLPPEVLLEINYEDIVSDQSAASRRLIGFLGLPWDDEVLRFHESAAPSATASAVQVRRPIYSSSVGKWRHHAERLAPLRARLAREIPEAELA; encoded by the coding sequence TTGCCCAGCGTCCAGCCGCGAATTGGTTCGGCTTCCATCAACGAAGCGCAACGCGCCTTCGCCAACGGCGATGTGGCGACGGCGGAACGGATGTGCTCGGAGCTCGTGGCGCGCGCCGCGGATAATGGAGCCGCCTGGGCGCTGCTGACGGAAACTGCCCTGCAGCGGGGCCGCCCCGACGCCGCCATCGTCTGCGCCGATCGCGCGGTCGCCTTGATGCCGAAGGATCCGATCCCGCTGATCCTGCGCGCCAAATGCCTGTTCGTATCCGGCGAGGCGCGGCGCTCCTTCGAGGCCGCCGAAGCCGCAGCGAAACTCGTCGGCCACGTCCCCGAAGCGCTCGACGCCTGCGGCGCGATCTTCGGCCTGCTGGGCCTGCACAAGCAAGCGAAGGAAATGTTCCGGCGTGCGGTCGCTGCCCGTACCGGCGTGCCGCAATATCTGTTCAACCTCGCGGCGACCGAGCGGATGACCGGGGCGCTGGAGCAGGCCGAAGCGCATTGCGACGCCGCCATCGCGCTCGACCGTCACTACGGTCTTGCGCACTATTTGCGCTCGGACCTCCGCATCCAGACCGCCGATCGCAATCACGTCGAGGAAATGGAAACGCTGATCCACGGCGGCAGGCTGGCGCGGCCCAGCGAAGTCATGCTGCGCTTTGCGCTCGGCAAGGAATATGAGGACCTGGATTTGCATGGGCGGGCGTTCGATCACGTCGAAGCCGGCTGCGATCTGCAGCACCGTTCGGTTGCGCACGATGATGCGGCCGGGATCGCCGAGATCGACCGGATCATCCAGACCCACACGAGAAGCTGGATTGCGGCGGCCCCGCCGGGCCATTCCGCCGCCGCGCCGGTGTTCGTCGCCGGGCTGCCGCGCACCGGCACGACACTGGTCGAGCGGATCATCGCCAGCCACCCCGCGATGGAATCGGTGGGAGAAACCGGCGCGTTCGCGGCCGAGATGCGCCGTAGCATGAGCAATAGCTCGGCCAAAGCCAAGCCGGCGGAGATCGGCCGACGCTATGTCGACGCGGCGACCGCATTCCGCGAATTGCAACACGTCCGTTTCGTCGACAAGACGCTGCAGAACTACCTCTATTGCGGCCTCATTCACGCGGCGCTGCCGGCGGCCAGGATCATATTGGTGCAGCGACACCCGCTGGACGCATGCTGGGCGATCTACAAGGCGCACTTTCAAGGCAAGTTTTCGTTCTCGTACCATCAGATCGAGTTGGCGGAATATTACCTGGCCTATCGCCGCCTGACGCGGCATTGGCGGACGACGCTGCCGCCGGAGGTGTTGCTGGAAATCAATTACGAGGACATCGTCAGCGATCAATCGGCGGCAAGCCGGCGTCTCATCGGCTTTCTCGGACTGCCATGGGACGACGAGGTCCTGCGGTTTCACGAAAGCGCGGCGCCGTCGGCGACCGCGAGCGCCGTCCAGGTGCGGCGTCCGATCTATTCGTCCTCGGTCGGCAAATGGCGCCATCATGCGGAACGGCTGGCGCCGCTGCGCGCGCGGCTGGCGCGCGAAATCCCGGAAGCGGAATTGGCGTGA
- a CDS encoding acetolactate synthase large subunit yields MNGAESLVRTLVAGGVDVCFANPGTSEMHFVAALDRVEGMRCVLGLFEGVVTGAADGYFRMKGTPASTLLHLGPGLANGLANLHNAKKANSGIVNIVGQHAVYHIGYNAPLTSDIEGLARPMSAWVRTSPDAKSVAKDGAAAIAAARSSPPQIATLILPADTAWNEADGIAQVPAESQRASYSSQAVDNAAKVLRGGAQTLLLLTGGALTEQGLALAAQISGKTGCKVMGQTYNPRMARGRGRFSIDRIPYVIEQALPILKDFKHIVLVEANDPVAFFAYPNKPSLLKPEGCEVHRMTSGGENSVAALEALASALGAKPADARPQALVELAKPTGALTYASIAQAIAMAIPENAIVVDESITTGRGFFPPTAAAAPHDWLQNMGGSIGFSTPVATGAAVACPDRKVICMVGDGSAMYTLQSLWTQAREGLNVTTLVFANRIYQILRGEFDGVGAGEPGQRAQDMLKIDRPTLDFVALAKGMGVPGRAVTTADELVAALSEAMPEKGPRLIEVRM; encoded by the coding sequence ATGAACGGTGCGGAAAGTCTGGTGCGGACCCTGGTGGCGGGTGGCGTTGATGTCTGCTTTGCCAATCCCGGCACCTCCGAGATGCATTTCGTCGCAGCGCTGGACCGGGTCGAGGGCATGCGCTGCGTGCTCGGCCTGTTCGAGGGCGTGGTGACCGGTGCCGCCGATGGCTATTTCCGCATGAAGGGCACGCCGGCCTCGACGCTGCTGCATCTCGGCCCCGGCCTCGCCAATGGCCTCGCCAACCTGCACAACGCCAAGAAGGCGAATTCCGGCATCGTCAACATCGTCGGCCAGCATGCGGTCTATCACATCGGCTACAACGCGCCGCTGACTTCCGACATCGAAGGCCTGGCGCGGCCGATGTCGGCCTGGGTGCGGACCTCGCCGGACGCCAAGTCGGTGGCCAAGGACGGCGCTGCCGCCATCGCCGCCGCCAGGAGTTCGCCGCCGCAGATCGCCACCCTGATTTTGCCCGCCGATACCGCCTGGAACGAGGCCGACGGCATCGCCCAGGTGCCGGCGGAATCGCAGCGCGCCAGCTATTCGTCGCAGGCCGTGGACAACGCGGCGAAAGTGCTGCGCGGCGGCGCCCAGACGTTGCTCCTGTTGACCGGTGGCGCTCTGACCGAACAGGGGCTGGCGCTGGCGGCGCAGATCTCAGGCAAGACCGGCTGCAAGGTGATGGGCCAGACCTACAATCCGCGCATGGCGCGCGGCAGGGGGCGTTTCTCGATCGACCGGATTCCCTATGTGATCGAGCAGGCGCTGCCGATCCTAAAGGATTTCAAGCATATCGTGCTGGTCGAGGCCAACGATCCCGTGGCGTTCTTCGCCTATCCGAACAAGCCGAGCCTGTTGAAGCCGGAGGGCTGCGAGGTCCACCGCATGACCTCTGGCGGCGAGAATTCGGTCGCAGCCCTGGAGGCGCTGGCCTCCGCGCTCGGCGCCAAGCCCGCCGACGCCAGGCCGCAGGCTTTGGTCGAACTGGCAAAACCCACGGGCGCGCTCACCTATGCCTCGATCGCACAGGCGATCGCGATGGCGATCCCGGAAAACGCCATCGTGGTCGATGAATCCATCACCACCGGGCGCGGCTTCTTTCCGCCGACCGCGGCGGCCGCCCCGCATGACTGGCTGCAGAACATGGGCGGCTCGATCGGGTTTTCCACTCCCGTGGCGACTGGCGCGGCGGTGGCCTGCCCGGATCGCAAGGTGATCTGCATGGTCGGCGACGGCAGCGCGATGTACACGCTGCAATCGCTGTGGACCCAGGCGCGCGAAGGCCTCAACGTCACCACCCTCGTGTTCGCCAACCGCATTTATCAAATTTTGCGCGGCGAATTCGACGGCGTCGGCGCCGGCGAGCCCGGCCAGCGCGCGCAGGACATGCTGAAGATCGACCGTCCGACGCTCGACTTCGTCGCGCTGGCCAAGGGCATGGGCGTGCCCGGCCGCGCGGTCACGACGGCGGACGAACTGGTCGCGGCACTTTCGGAAGCCATGCCCGAGAAGGGACCGCGGCTGATCGAGGTGCGGATGTGA